One genomic region from Anticarsia gemmatalis isolate Benzon Research Colony breed Stoneville strain chromosome 7, ilAntGemm2 primary, whole genome shotgun sequence encodes:
- the Trpgamma gene encoding transient receptor potential cation channel gamma isoform X1: protein MSGGSGGDRRPSTCRVELGALLAPEPRPLDNKVKRHSIHGMTEEENVVRPHQEMAVLSLEEKKYLLGVERGDVAGTRRVLQRARDTGHINVDCVDPLGRSALLMAIDNENLEMVELLLEFGVETRDALLHAISEEFVEAVEALLDHEERTRKPGEPNSWEALPPETATFTADITPLILAAHRDSYEIIKLLLDRGAALPVPHDVRCGCDECVRSRREDSLRHSRSRINAYRALASPSLIALSSKDPILTAFELSWELRRLSALEHEFKTEYQELRAQCQEFATALLDHTRTSHELQVLLNHETGSPQVPLPEPGAPERMRLSRLKLAIKLRQKKFVAHPNVQQLLASIWYESVPGFRRKNMLLQAAEMVRIGAMFPLYSLAYIVAPHSTAGRTLRKPFIKFLCHSASYFMFLFLLILASQRIETAAGGLLWGTPHGEPLSRRGAPPSLVEWLILAWVSGLIWSEVKQLWDMGLREYVHDMWNVIDFVTNSLYVATVALRIVSHCQVRREMAMGLQWNQPREKWDAWDPMLLSEGLFSAANIFSSLKLVYIFSVNPHLGPLQVSLSRMVLDILKFFVLDILVIFAFSCGLNQLLWYYADMEKKRCTTGGTSLSANGTLPDPDACIVWRRFANLFETMQTLFWAAFGLVDLDSFELDGIKIFTRFWGMLMFGTYAVINVIVLLNLLIAMMNHSYQLISERADVEWKFARSKLWISYFEEGGTAPPPFNVVPSPKSLLYAWRWLQRRMCGHARAKREHMRTIRRKAKQANERDFRYQAIMRNLVRRYVTVQQRRAECGGVTEDDVNEIKQDVSAFRCELVEILRNSGMNTSTVNAGAPAGGGGGKKNRQKERRLMKGFNIAPGGSLAPVDEFLASLHHEHGGAHGAAHHASLSALLGGRLRTSQSSLSDGGASAVGGGLAAARRKPASHKRRWGTIIEAARAARVSRLIGRSRSEDSVCDHARQSASGSDRSDSGSDSQRSPERTTRSGPLHPLSALAALKRKRKKFSDSRRPGAETRAAAATDAALQRASSVPARAPPVSAVAARPTMPPPAVSPSTTTESVAGRGGSREPLLASLDDDAHKVGPRPAAERARRSAAGGAEMRVDDSQEACGRCGYEAGAGTEAGEGEAPGAGGAGLPCARCAALARLAGVTPLHGHAPHHSAGWL from the exons ATGTCGGGCGGCAGCGGCGGCGACCGGCGCCCCTCCACGTGCCGCGTGGAGCTGGGCGCGCTGCTGGCGCCGGAGCCGCGCCCGCTAGATAACAAGGTCAAG CGCCACAGCATACATGGTATGACGGAGGAGGAGAACGTGGTGCGGCCGCACCAGGAGATGGCAGTGCTCTCCCTCGAGGAGAAGAAGTACCTGCTGGGCGTGGAGCGCGGCGACGTGGCGGGCACGCGGCGCGTGCTGCAGCGCGCGCGCGACACCGGACACATCAACGTCGACTGCGTGGACCCGCTCGGCCGCAGCGCGCTGCTCATGGCCATCGACAACGAGAACCTCGAGATGGTGGAGCTGCTGCTCGAGTTCGGCGTGGAGACGCGTGACGCGCTGCTGCACGCCATCTCCGAGGAGTTCGTCGAGGCCGTCGAGGCGCTGCTCGACCACGAGGAGCGCACGCGCAAGCCGGGCGAGCCTAAC AGCTGGGAGGCGCTGCCACCAGAGACGGCGACGTTCACGGCGGACATCACGCCGCTGATTCTGGCGGCGCACCGCGACAGCTACGAGATCATCAAGCTGCTGCTGGATCGCGGTGCTGCGCTGCCCGTGCCGCACGACGTGCGGTGCGGCTGCGACGAGTGCGTGCGCTCGCGCCGCGAAGATTCGCTGCGACACTCGCGCTCCAGGATCAACGCATATCGAGCGCTCGCCTCGCCCTCTCTTATAGCGCTCTCGTCCAAAGACCCGATCTTGACAGCATTCGAACTATCGTGGGAGCTCCGGCGGCTGTCGGCGCTGGAGCATGAGTTCAAGACGGAGTACCAGGAGCTGCGCGCGCAGTGCCAGGAGTTCGCGACGGCGCTGCTGGACCACACGCGCACGTCGCACGAGCTGCAGGTGCTGCTCAACCACGAGACAGGCTCGCCGCAGGTTCCACTGCCTGAGCCTGGCGCGCCCGAGCGCATGAGACTCTCTAGATTAAAGCTAGCTATTAAATTAAGACAAAAGAAG TTCGTGGCACATCCGAACGTGCAGCAACTATTGGCGTCCATCTGGTACGAGAGCGTGCCGGGCTTCCGGCGCAAGAACATGCTGCTGCAGGCGGCGGAGATGGTCCGCATCGGCGCCATGTTCCCGCTGTACTCGCTGGCGTACATCGTGGCGCCGCACTCCACCGCCGGCCGCACGCTGCGCAAGCCCTTCATCAAGTTCCTGTGCCACTCGGCGAGCTACTTTATGTTCCTAT TTCTTCTAATTTTGGCATCACAACGCATCGAGACGGCGGCGGGAGGGCTGCTATGGGGCACGCCTCATGGGGAGCCCCTGTCGCGGCGCGGGGCTCCGCCCTCGCTCGTCGAGTGGCTCATCCTCGCCTGGGTCAGCG GTCTAATCTGGAGCGAGGTGAAGCAGCTATGGGACATGGGGCTGCGAGAGTACGTACACGACATGTGGAACGTGATAGACTTCGTCACCAACTCGCTGTACGTCGCCACTGTCGCGTTACGAATCGTCTCACATTGTCAG GTGCGTCGCGAAATGGCGATGGGTCTACAATGGAACCAGCCCCGTGAGAAATGGGACGCGTGGGACCCGATGCTTTTGTCCGAGGGTCTGTTCTCAGCCGCTAACATCTTCAGCAGCCTCAAGCTGGTGTACATCTTTAGTGTGAACCCTCACCTCGGACCGCTACAAGTCTCCCTCAGCCGGATGGTGCTCGATATACTTAAGTTCTTTGTTTTGGATATATTGGTCATCTTTGCTTTCTCCTGTG GTCTTAACCAGTTGCTATGGTACTACGCGGACATGGAGAAGAAGAGATGTACAACGGGAGGTACATCACTCTCAGCCAACGGCACTCTACCAGACCCTGACGCGTGCATCGTTTGGAGAAGATTTGCCAA TTTGTTCGAGACGATGCAGACGTTGTTCTGGGCGGCGTTCGGCCTCGTGGACCTGGATTCCTTTGAGCTGGACGGCATCAAGATCTTCACGAGGTTCTGGGGCATGCTGATGTTCGGCACCTATGCTGTCATCAACGTCATCGTACTCCTCAACCTGCTCATCGCCATGATGAATCACTCTTACCAACTTATTTCT GAACGCGCAGATGTGGAGTGGAAATTCGCGCGTAGTAAACTTTGGATTAGTTACTTTGAGGAAGGAGGTACGGCGCCACCGCCCTTCAACGTGGTGCCCTCGCCCAAGAGCCTGCTGTATGCGTGGCGGTGGCTGCAGCGTAGGATGTGTGGCCATGCGCGTGCCAAGAGAGAACACATGCGGACCATCAGG AGAAAAGCCAAACAAGCCAACGAAAGAGACTTCCGCTACCag GCAATAATGCGCAACCTGGTGCGTCGGTACGTGACGGTGCAGCAGCGGCGCGCCGAGTGCGGCGGCGTCACCGAGGACGACGTCAACGAGATCAAGCAGGACGTCAGCGCCTTCCGCTGCGAGCTCGTCGAGATCCTGCGCAACTCCGGCATGAACACCAGCACTGTTAACGCCGGAGCGCCAG CAGGCGGTGGAGGCGGCAAAAAGAATCGCCAGAAGGAGCGTCGATTGATGAAAGGGTTTAACATCGCACCGGGCGGGTCGCTGGCACCTGTGGACGAGTTCTTGGCGTCGCTACACCACGAGCACGGTGGAGCACACGGTGCGGCGCACCATGCCTCACTGTCCGCTCTGCTGGGTGGCCGCCTGCGGACCAGCCAGTCCAGTCTGTCAGACGGCGGTGCCAGCGCAGTGGGCGGGGGCCTCGCTGCCGCGCGTCGTAAGCCCGCCTCACACAAGCGTCGCTGGGGCACCATCATCGAGGCGGCGCGGGCCGCTCGCGTCTCGCGCCTCATCGGCCGGTCCAGGTCAGAGGACTCCGTTTGCGATCACGCGCGACAGTCAGCCAG CGGCAGCGATCGCTCGGATTCCGGGAGCGATTCGCAGCGTAGCCCGGAACGAACGACACGCAGCGGTCCATTGCATCCGCTATCAGCACTGGCGGCGCTCAAGCGCAAGCGGAAGAAGTTCTCGGACTCGAGGCGGCCCGGCGCCGAGACGCGGGCCGCCGCGGCGACCGACGCGGCGCTGCAGCGCGCCAGCTCGGTGCCGGCGCGCGCCCCGCCCGTGTCGGCGGTGGCGGCGCGGCCCACGATGCCGCCGCCCGCCGTGTCGCCGTCCACCACGACGGAGAGCGTGGCGGGGCGCGGCGGCAGCCGGGAGCCGCTGCTGGCGAGCCTGGACGACGACGCACACAAGGTGGGCCCGCGCCCCGCGGCCGAGCGAGCGCGGCGCTCGGCGGCGGGCGGTGCTGAGATGCGTGTCGACGATTCCCAGGAGGCGTGCGGGCGCTGCGGGTACGAGGCGGGCGCCGGCACGGAGGCGGGCGAGGGCGAGGCGccgggcgcggggggcgcggggctGCCGTGCGCCCGCTGCGCGGCGCTGGCGCGGCTCGCCGGCGTCACGCCGCTGCACGGCCACGCGCCGCACCACTCCGCCGGCTGGCTGTAG
- the Trpgamma gene encoding transient receptor potential cation channel gamma isoform X2, whose protein sequence is MARAAETRRRHSIHGMTEEENVVRPHQEMAVLSLEEKKYLLGVERGDVAGTRRVLQRARDTGHINVDCVDPLGRSALLMAIDNENLEMVELLLEFGVETRDALLHAISEEFVEAVEALLDHEERTRKPGEPNSWEALPPETATFTADITPLILAAHRDSYEIIKLLLDRGAALPVPHDVRCGCDECVRSRREDSLRHSRSRINAYRALASPSLIALSSKDPILTAFELSWELRRLSALEHEFKTEYQELRAQCQEFATALLDHTRTSHELQVLLNHETGSPQVPLPEPGAPERMRLSRLKLAIKLRQKKFVAHPNVQQLLASIWYESVPGFRRKNMLLQAAEMVRIGAMFPLYSLAYIVAPHSTAGRTLRKPFIKFLCHSASYFMFLFLLILASQRIETAAGGLLWGTPHGEPLSRRGAPPSLVEWLILAWVSGLIWSEVKQLWDMGLREYVHDMWNVIDFVTNSLYVATVALRIVSHCQVRREMAMGLQWNQPREKWDAWDPMLLSEGLFSAANIFSSLKLVYIFSVNPHLGPLQVSLSRMVLDILKFFVLDILVIFAFSCGLNQLLWYYADMEKKRCTTGGTSLSANGTLPDPDACIVWRRFANLFETMQTLFWAAFGLVDLDSFELDGIKIFTRFWGMLMFGTYAVINVIVLLNLLIAMMNHSYQLISERADVEWKFARSKLWISYFEEGGTAPPPFNVVPSPKSLLYAWRWLQRRMCGHARAKREHMRTIRRKAKQANERDFRYQAIMRNLVRRYVTVQQRRAECGGVTEDDVNEIKQDVSAFRCELVEILRNSGMNTSTVNAGAPAGGGGGKKNRQKERRLMKGFNIAPGGSLAPVDEFLASLHHEHGGAHGAAHHASLSALLGGRLRTSQSSLSDGGASAVGGGLAAARRKPASHKRRWGTIIEAARAARVSRLIGRSRSEDSVCDHARQSASGSDRSDSGSDSQRSPERTTRSGPLHPLSALAALKRKRKKFSDSRRPGAETRAAAATDAALQRASSVPARAPPVSAVAARPTMPPPAVSPSTTTESVAGRGGSREPLLASLDDDAHKVGPRPAAERARRSAAGGAEMRVDDSQEACGRCGYEAGAGTEAGEGEAPGAGGAGLPCARCAALARLAGVTPLHGHAPHHSAGWL, encoded by the exons ATGGCGCGCGCGGCGGAGACACGGCGG CGCCACAGCATACATGGTATGACGGAGGAGGAGAACGTGGTGCGGCCGCACCAGGAGATGGCAGTGCTCTCCCTCGAGGAGAAGAAGTACCTGCTGGGCGTGGAGCGCGGCGACGTGGCGGGCACGCGGCGCGTGCTGCAGCGCGCGCGCGACACCGGACACATCAACGTCGACTGCGTGGACCCGCTCGGCCGCAGCGCGCTGCTCATGGCCATCGACAACGAGAACCTCGAGATGGTGGAGCTGCTGCTCGAGTTCGGCGTGGAGACGCGTGACGCGCTGCTGCACGCCATCTCCGAGGAGTTCGTCGAGGCCGTCGAGGCGCTGCTCGACCACGAGGAGCGCACGCGCAAGCCGGGCGAGCCTAAC AGCTGGGAGGCGCTGCCACCAGAGACGGCGACGTTCACGGCGGACATCACGCCGCTGATTCTGGCGGCGCACCGCGACAGCTACGAGATCATCAAGCTGCTGCTGGATCGCGGTGCTGCGCTGCCCGTGCCGCACGACGTGCGGTGCGGCTGCGACGAGTGCGTGCGCTCGCGCCGCGAAGATTCGCTGCGACACTCGCGCTCCAGGATCAACGCATATCGAGCGCTCGCCTCGCCCTCTCTTATAGCGCTCTCGTCCAAAGACCCGATCTTGACAGCATTCGAACTATCGTGGGAGCTCCGGCGGCTGTCGGCGCTGGAGCATGAGTTCAAGACGGAGTACCAGGAGCTGCGCGCGCAGTGCCAGGAGTTCGCGACGGCGCTGCTGGACCACACGCGCACGTCGCACGAGCTGCAGGTGCTGCTCAACCACGAGACAGGCTCGCCGCAGGTTCCACTGCCTGAGCCTGGCGCGCCCGAGCGCATGAGACTCTCTAGATTAAAGCTAGCTATTAAATTAAGACAAAAGAAG TTCGTGGCACATCCGAACGTGCAGCAACTATTGGCGTCCATCTGGTACGAGAGCGTGCCGGGCTTCCGGCGCAAGAACATGCTGCTGCAGGCGGCGGAGATGGTCCGCATCGGCGCCATGTTCCCGCTGTACTCGCTGGCGTACATCGTGGCGCCGCACTCCACCGCCGGCCGCACGCTGCGCAAGCCCTTCATCAAGTTCCTGTGCCACTCGGCGAGCTACTTTATGTTCCTAT TTCTTCTAATTTTGGCATCACAACGCATCGAGACGGCGGCGGGAGGGCTGCTATGGGGCACGCCTCATGGGGAGCCCCTGTCGCGGCGCGGGGCTCCGCCCTCGCTCGTCGAGTGGCTCATCCTCGCCTGGGTCAGCG GTCTAATCTGGAGCGAGGTGAAGCAGCTATGGGACATGGGGCTGCGAGAGTACGTACACGACATGTGGAACGTGATAGACTTCGTCACCAACTCGCTGTACGTCGCCACTGTCGCGTTACGAATCGTCTCACATTGTCAG GTGCGTCGCGAAATGGCGATGGGTCTACAATGGAACCAGCCCCGTGAGAAATGGGACGCGTGGGACCCGATGCTTTTGTCCGAGGGTCTGTTCTCAGCCGCTAACATCTTCAGCAGCCTCAAGCTGGTGTACATCTTTAGTGTGAACCCTCACCTCGGACCGCTACAAGTCTCCCTCAGCCGGATGGTGCTCGATATACTTAAGTTCTTTGTTTTGGATATATTGGTCATCTTTGCTTTCTCCTGTG GTCTTAACCAGTTGCTATGGTACTACGCGGACATGGAGAAGAAGAGATGTACAACGGGAGGTACATCACTCTCAGCCAACGGCACTCTACCAGACCCTGACGCGTGCATCGTTTGGAGAAGATTTGCCAA TTTGTTCGAGACGATGCAGACGTTGTTCTGGGCGGCGTTCGGCCTCGTGGACCTGGATTCCTTTGAGCTGGACGGCATCAAGATCTTCACGAGGTTCTGGGGCATGCTGATGTTCGGCACCTATGCTGTCATCAACGTCATCGTACTCCTCAACCTGCTCATCGCCATGATGAATCACTCTTACCAACTTATTTCT GAACGCGCAGATGTGGAGTGGAAATTCGCGCGTAGTAAACTTTGGATTAGTTACTTTGAGGAAGGAGGTACGGCGCCACCGCCCTTCAACGTGGTGCCCTCGCCCAAGAGCCTGCTGTATGCGTGGCGGTGGCTGCAGCGTAGGATGTGTGGCCATGCGCGTGCCAAGAGAGAACACATGCGGACCATCAGG AGAAAAGCCAAACAAGCCAACGAAAGAGACTTCCGCTACCag GCAATAATGCGCAACCTGGTGCGTCGGTACGTGACGGTGCAGCAGCGGCGCGCCGAGTGCGGCGGCGTCACCGAGGACGACGTCAACGAGATCAAGCAGGACGTCAGCGCCTTCCGCTGCGAGCTCGTCGAGATCCTGCGCAACTCCGGCATGAACACCAGCACTGTTAACGCCGGAGCGCCAG CAGGCGGTGGAGGCGGCAAAAAGAATCGCCAGAAGGAGCGTCGATTGATGAAAGGGTTTAACATCGCACCGGGCGGGTCGCTGGCACCTGTGGACGAGTTCTTGGCGTCGCTACACCACGAGCACGGTGGAGCACACGGTGCGGCGCACCATGCCTCACTGTCCGCTCTGCTGGGTGGCCGCCTGCGGACCAGCCAGTCCAGTCTGTCAGACGGCGGTGCCAGCGCAGTGGGCGGGGGCCTCGCTGCCGCGCGTCGTAAGCCCGCCTCACACAAGCGTCGCTGGGGCACCATCATCGAGGCGGCGCGGGCCGCTCGCGTCTCGCGCCTCATCGGCCGGTCCAGGTCAGAGGACTCCGTTTGCGATCACGCGCGACAGTCAGCCAG CGGCAGCGATCGCTCGGATTCCGGGAGCGATTCGCAGCGTAGCCCGGAACGAACGACACGCAGCGGTCCATTGCATCCGCTATCAGCACTGGCGGCGCTCAAGCGCAAGCGGAAGAAGTTCTCGGACTCGAGGCGGCCCGGCGCCGAGACGCGGGCCGCCGCGGCGACCGACGCGGCGCTGCAGCGCGCCAGCTCGGTGCCGGCGCGCGCCCCGCCCGTGTCGGCGGTGGCGGCGCGGCCCACGATGCCGCCGCCCGCCGTGTCGCCGTCCACCACGACGGAGAGCGTGGCGGGGCGCGGCGGCAGCCGGGAGCCGCTGCTGGCGAGCCTGGACGACGACGCACACAAGGTGGGCCCGCGCCCCGCGGCCGAGCGAGCGCGGCGCTCGGCGGCGGGCGGTGCTGAGATGCGTGTCGACGATTCCCAGGAGGCGTGCGGGCGCTGCGGGTACGAGGCGGGCGCCGGCACGGAGGCGGGCGAGGGCGAGGCGccgggcgcggggggcgcggggctGCCGTGCGCCCGCTGCGCGGCGCTGGCGCGGCTCGCCGGCGTCACGCCGCTGCACGGCCACGCGCCGCACCACTCCGCCGGCTGGCTGTAG
- the Trpgamma gene encoding transient receptor potential cation channel gamma isoform X3, producing the protein MSGGSGGDRRPSTCRVELGALLAPEPRPLDNKVKRHSIHGMTEEENVVRPHQEMAVLSLEEKKYLLGVERGDVAGTRRVLQRARDTGHINVDCVDPLGRSALLMAIDNENLEMVELLLEFGVETRDALLHAISEEFVEAVEALLDHEERTRKPGEPNSWEALPPETATFTADITPLILAAHRDSYEIIKLLLDRGAALPVPHDVRCGCDECVRSRREDSLRHSRSRINAYRALASPSLIALSSKDPILTAFELSWELRRLSALEHEFKTEYQELRAQCQEFATALLDHTRTSHELQVLLNHETGSPQVPLPEPGAPERMRLSRLKLAIKLRQKKFVAHPNVQQLLASIWYESVPGFRRKNMLLQAAEMVRIGAMFPLYSLAYIVAPHSTAGRTLRKPFIKFLCHSASYFMFLFLLILASQRIETAAGGLLWGTPHGEPLSRRGAPPSLVEWLILAWVSGLIWSEVKQLWDMGLREYVHDMWNVIDFVTNSLYVATVALRIVSHCQVRREMAMGLQWNQPREKWDAWDPMLLSEGLFSAANIFSSLKLVYIFSVNPHLGPLQVSLSRMVLDILKFFVLDILVIFAFSCGLNQLLWYYADMEKKRCTTGGTSLSANGTLPDPDACIVWRRFANLFETMQTLFWAAFGLVDLDSFELDGIKIFTRFWGMLMFGTYAVINVIVLLNLLIAMMNHSYQLISERADVEWKFARSKLWISYFEEGGTAPPPFNVVPSPKSLLYAWRWLQRRMCGHARAKREHMRTIRRKAKQANERDFRYQAIMRNLVRRYVTVQQRRAECGGVTEDDVNEIKQDVSAFRCELVEILRNSGMNTSTVNAGAPAGGGGGKKNRQKERRLMKGFNIAPGGSLAPVDEFLASLHHEHGGAHGAAHHASLSALLGGRLRTSQSSLSDGGASAVGGGLAAARRKPASHKRRWGTIIEAARAARVSRLIGRSRSEDSVCDHARQSASGSDRSDSGSDSQRSPERTTRSGPLHPLSALAALKRKRKKFSDSRRPGAETRAAAATDAALQRASSVPARAPPVSAVAARPTMPPPAVSPSTTTESVAGRGGSREPLLASLDDDAHKEACGRCGYEAGAGTEAGEGEAPGAGGAGLPCARCAALARLAGVTPLHGHAPHHSAGWL; encoded by the exons ATGTCGGGCGGCAGCGGCGGCGACCGGCGCCCCTCCACGTGCCGCGTGGAGCTGGGCGCGCTGCTGGCGCCGGAGCCGCGCCCGCTAGATAACAAGGTCAAG CGCCACAGCATACATGGTATGACGGAGGAGGAGAACGTGGTGCGGCCGCACCAGGAGATGGCAGTGCTCTCCCTCGAGGAGAAGAAGTACCTGCTGGGCGTGGAGCGCGGCGACGTGGCGGGCACGCGGCGCGTGCTGCAGCGCGCGCGCGACACCGGACACATCAACGTCGACTGCGTGGACCCGCTCGGCCGCAGCGCGCTGCTCATGGCCATCGACAACGAGAACCTCGAGATGGTGGAGCTGCTGCTCGAGTTCGGCGTGGAGACGCGTGACGCGCTGCTGCACGCCATCTCCGAGGAGTTCGTCGAGGCCGTCGAGGCGCTGCTCGACCACGAGGAGCGCACGCGCAAGCCGGGCGAGCCTAAC AGCTGGGAGGCGCTGCCACCAGAGACGGCGACGTTCACGGCGGACATCACGCCGCTGATTCTGGCGGCGCACCGCGACAGCTACGAGATCATCAAGCTGCTGCTGGATCGCGGTGCTGCGCTGCCCGTGCCGCACGACGTGCGGTGCGGCTGCGACGAGTGCGTGCGCTCGCGCCGCGAAGATTCGCTGCGACACTCGCGCTCCAGGATCAACGCATATCGAGCGCTCGCCTCGCCCTCTCTTATAGCGCTCTCGTCCAAAGACCCGATCTTGACAGCATTCGAACTATCGTGGGAGCTCCGGCGGCTGTCGGCGCTGGAGCATGAGTTCAAGACGGAGTACCAGGAGCTGCGCGCGCAGTGCCAGGAGTTCGCGACGGCGCTGCTGGACCACACGCGCACGTCGCACGAGCTGCAGGTGCTGCTCAACCACGAGACAGGCTCGCCGCAGGTTCCACTGCCTGAGCCTGGCGCGCCCGAGCGCATGAGACTCTCTAGATTAAAGCTAGCTATTAAATTAAGACAAAAGAAG TTCGTGGCACATCCGAACGTGCAGCAACTATTGGCGTCCATCTGGTACGAGAGCGTGCCGGGCTTCCGGCGCAAGAACATGCTGCTGCAGGCGGCGGAGATGGTCCGCATCGGCGCCATGTTCCCGCTGTACTCGCTGGCGTACATCGTGGCGCCGCACTCCACCGCCGGCCGCACGCTGCGCAAGCCCTTCATCAAGTTCCTGTGCCACTCGGCGAGCTACTTTATGTTCCTAT TTCTTCTAATTTTGGCATCACAACGCATCGAGACGGCGGCGGGAGGGCTGCTATGGGGCACGCCTCATGGGGAGCCCCTGTCGCGGCGCGGGGCTCCGCCCTCGCTCGTCGAGTGGCTCATCCTCGCCTGGGTCAGCG GTCTAATCTGGAGCGAGGTGAAGCAGCTATGGGACATGGGGCTGCGAGAGTACGTACACGACATGTGGAACGTGATAGACTTCGTCACCAACTCGCTGTACGTCGCCACTGTCGCGTTACGAATCGTCTCACATTGTCAG GTGCGTCGCGAAATGGCGATGGGTCTACAATGGAACCAGCCCCGTGAGAAATGGGACGCGTGGGACCCGATGCTTTTGTCCGAGGGTCTGTTCTCAGCCGCTAACATCTTCAGCAGCCTCAAGCTGGTGTACATCTTTAGTGTGAACCCTCACCTCGGACCGCTACAAGTCTCCCTCAGCCGGATGGTGCTCGATATACTTAAGTTCTTTGTTTTGGATATATTGGTCATCTTTGCTTTCTCCTGTG GTCTTAACCAGTTGCTATGGTACTACGCGGACATGGAGAAGAAGAGATGTACAACGGGAGGTACATCACTCTCAGCCAACGGCACTCTACCAGACCCTGACGCGTGCATCGTTTGGAGAAGATTTGCCAA TTTGTTCGAGACGATGCAGACGTTGTTCTGGGCGGCGTTCGGCCTCGTGGACCTGGATTCCTTTGAGCTGGACGGCATCAAGATCTTCACGAGGTTCTGGGGCATGCTGATGTTCGGCACCTATGCTGTCATCAACGTCATCGTACTCCTCAACCTGCTCATCGCCATGATGAATCACTCTTACCAACTTATTTCT GAACGCGCAGATGTGGAGTGGAAATTCGCGCGTAGTAAACTTTGGATTAGTTACTTTGAGGAAGGAGGTACGGCGCCACCGCCCTTCAACGTGGTGCCCTCGCCCAAGAGCCTGCTGTATGCGTGGCGGTGGCTGCAGCGTAGGATGTGTGGCCATGCGCGTGCCAAGAGAGAACACATGCGGACCATCAGG AGAAAAGCCAAACAAGCCAACGAAAGAGACTTCCGCTACCag GCAATAATGCGCAACCTGGTGCGTCGGTACGTGACGGTGCAGCAGCGGCGCGCCGAGTGCGGCGGCGTCACCGAGGACGACGTCAACGAGATCAAGCAGGACGTCAGCGCCTTCCGCTGCGAGCTCGTCGAGATCCTGCGCAACTCCGGCATGAACACCAGCACTGTTAACGCCGGAGCGCCAG CAGGCGGTGGAGGCGGCAAAAAGAATCGCCAGAAGGAGCGTCGATTGATGAAAGGGTTTAACATCGCACCGGGCGGGTCGCTGGCACCTGTGGACGAGTTCTTGGCGTCGCTACACCACGAGCACGGTGGAGCACACGGTGCGGCGCACCATGCCTCACTGTCCGCTCTGCTGGGTGGCCGCCTGCGGACCAGCCAGTCCAGTCTGTCAGACGGCGGTGCCAGCGCAGTGGGCGGGGGCCTCGCTGCCGCGCGTCGTAAGCCCGCCTCACACAAGCGTCGCTGGGGCACCATCATCGAGGCGGCGCGGGCCGCTCGCGTCTCGCGCCTCATCGGCCGGTCCAGGTCAGAGGACTCCGTTTGCGATCACGCGCGACAGTCAGCCAG CGGCAGCGATCGCTCGGATTCCGGGAGCGATTCGCAGCGTAGCCCGGAACGAACGACACGCAGCGGTCCATTGCATCCGCTATCAGCACTGGCGGCGCTCAAGCGCAAGCGGAAGAAGTTCTCGGACTCGAGGCGGCCCGGCGCCGAGACGCGGGCCGCCGCGGCGACCGACGCGGCGCTGCAGCGCGCCAGCTCGGTGCCGGCGCGCGCCCCGCCCGTGTCGGCGGTGGCGGCGCGGCCCACGATGCCGCCGCCCGCCGTGTCGCCGTCCACCACGACGGAGAGCGTGGCGGGGCGCGGCGGCAGCCGGGAGCCGCTGCTGGCGAGCCTGGACGACGACGCACACAAG GAGGCGTGCGGGCGCTGCGGGTACGAGGCGGGCGCCGGCACGGAGGCGGGCGAGGGCGAGGCGccgggcgcggggggcgcggggctGCCGTGCGCCCGCTGCGCGGCGCTGGCGCGGCTCGCCGGCGTCACGCCGCTGCACGGCCACGCGCCGCACCACTCCGCCGGCTGGCTGTAG